From the genome of Triticum aestivum cultivar Chinese Spring chromosome 3B, IWGSC CS RefSeq v2.1, whole genome shotgun sequence, one region includes:
- the LOC123066678 gene encoding uncharacterized protein, which produces MGRKVCISPAILALVLLAGPGAKATAFAGGAASMDVAVSVRQVMPTSSIKLEDGVAPEVAVDMDVHRRVLVDIGKSVYDRSKQRCLKTPCIAGGPYSGGLRGCNPRYGCAPK; this is translated from the coding sequence ATGGGCAGAAAGGTGTGCATCTCTCCTGCAATCCTCGCGCTTGTACTGCTCGCTGGCCCGGGCGCGAAGGCAACGGCCTTTGCCGGCGGCGCCGCCAGCATGGACGTGGCAGTGTCGGTGCGGCAGGTGATGCCAACGTCGTCAATCAAGCTGGAGGACGGCGTGGCGCCTGAGGTTGCAGTGGACATGGATGTGCACCGCCGCGTCCTCGTCGACATCGGCAAGAGCGTCTACGACAGGAGCAAGCAGCGCTGCCTTAAAACTCCGTGCATCGCCGGAGGGCCGTACAGCGGCGGCCTCCGGGGATGCAACCCACGTTACGGGTGCGCCCCTAAGTAA
- the LOC123066680 gene encoding uncharacterized protein: MARKVCISPAILALVLLAGPGAKATAFAGGAASMDVAVAVRQVMPTSSIKLEDGVAPEVAVDMDVHRRVLVDIGKSVYDRSKQRCLKTPCIAGGPYSGGLRGCNPRYGCAPK, encoded by the coding sequence ATGGCCAGAAAGGTGTGCATCTCTCCTGCAATCCTCGCGCTTGTACTGCTCGCTGGCCCGGGCGCGAAGGCAACGGCCTTTGCCGGCGGCGCCGCCAGCATGGACGTGGCGGTGGCGGTGCGGCAGGTGATGCCAACGTCGTCAATCAAGCTGGAGGACGGCGTGGCGCCTGAGGTTGCAGTGGACATGGATGTGCACCGCCGCGTCCTCGTCGACATCGGCAAGAGCGTCTACGACAGGAGCAAGCAGCGCTGCCTTAAAACTCCGTGCATCGCCGGAGGGCCGTACAGCGGCGGCCTCCGGGGATGCAACCCACGTTACGGGTGCGCCCCTAAGTAA
- the LOC123066676 gene encoding uncharacterized protein, whose translation MDTKACISLVILALVLAGPDTRAAALPGIDAAAAVMPTSWSSMKLEDGVATELADSATVDLEGHRRVLAGRGISASSLNPNKAACTRTCPARGGAYTGRACLRRYQCR comes from the coding sequence ATGGACACAAAGGCGTGCATCTCGCTTGTAATCCTCGCGCTCGTGCTCGCCGGACCGGACACGAGGGCTGCGGCGCTCCCCGGCATCGACGCCGCGGCGGCGGTGATGCCAACGTCGTGGTCCTCCATGAAGCTGGAGGACGGCGTGGCGACGGAGCTCGCGGATTCGGCTACGGTGGACCTGGAGGGGCACCGCCGCGTCCTCGCCGGCAGAGGCATCAGCGCGAGCTCCCTGAACCCCAACAAGGCAGCCTGCACCAGGACGTGCCCGGCGCGTGGAGGGGCCTACACCGGCCGGGCATGCCTCCGAAGGTACCAGTGCCGTTAG
- the LOC123066677 gene encoding uncharacterized protein: MGRKECISLAILALVLLAGPGAKATAFAGGAASMDVAVAVRQVMPTSSIKLEDGVAPEVAVDMDVHRRVLVDIGKSVYDRSKQRCLKTPCIAGGPYSGGLRGCNPRYGCAPK, from the coding sequence ATGGGCAGAAAGGAGTGCATCTCTCTAGCAATCCTCGCGCTTGTACTGCTCGCTGGCCCGGGCGCGAAGGCAACGGCCTTTGCCGGCGGCGCCGCCAGCATGGACGTGGCGGTGGCGGTGCGGCAGGTGATGCCAACGTCGTCAATCAAGCTGGAGGACGGCGTGGCGCCTGAGGTTGCAGTGGACATGGATGTGCACCGCCGCGTCCTCGTCGACATCGGCAAGAGCGTCTACGACAGGAGCAAGCAGCGCTGCCTTAAAACTCCGTGCATCGCCGGAGGGCCGTACAGCGGCGGCCTCCGGGGATGCAACCCACGTTACGGGTGCGCCCCTAAGTAA
- the LOC123066679 gene encoding uncharacterized protein, which produces MGRKVCISPAILALVLLAGPGAKATAFAGGAASMDVAVAVRQVMPTSSIKLEDGVAPEVAVDMDVHRRVLVDIGKSVYDRSKQRCLKTPCIAGGPYSGGLRGCNPRYGCAPK; this is translated from the coding sequence ATGGGCAGAAAGGTGTGCATCTCTCCTGCAATCCTCGCGCTTGTACTGCTCGCTGGCCCGGGCGCGAAGGCAACGGCCTTTGCCGGCGGCGCCGCCAGCATGGACGTGGCGGTGGCGGTGCGGCAGGTGATGCCAACGTCGTCAATCAAGCTGGAGGACGGCGTGGCGCCTGAGGTTGCAGTGGACATGGATGTGCACCGCCGCGTCCTCGTCGACATCGGCAAGAGCGTCTACGACAGGAGCAAGCAGCGCTGCCTTAAAACTCCGTGCATCGCCGGAGGGCCGTACAGCGGCGGCCTCCGGGGATGCAACCCACGTTACGGGTGCGCCCCTAAGTAA